One Halosegnis longus DNA window includes the following coding sequences:
- a CDS encoding amidohydrolase, whose translation MPLLVTGGRILRPDHTVERADVRIDTDGYIDAIGDLEQTERDQPLDAEGSLVTPGLVNGHGHAAMTLLRGYADDKPLDAWLQEDIWPTEAELGPEDIAAGARLAAVEMIRSGTTAFADMYFHVPELVDVIDETGLRARVGHGVVTVGKDEEAAAADVDEALDIAAEYDGAADGRVRTAVMPHAPHTVDTESLERLVAGADERDVPLHFHFNETESYLDPDGTGERPGAYADRLGLLDDSSWAAHGVHLTGDEIDRLADTGTAVVHCPASNMKLASGLAPVERLREAGVTVALGTDGAASNNDLDMFDEMRDAAMVGKLAADDASAVPASAVVEMATRAGADALGLPGGRIAEGEPADLAVVDLSGAHLTPEHDLVSHLAYAARGSDVRHTVCDGEVLMRDGKLLTLDPAAVKREADERAREAVERAS comes from the coding sequence ATGCCACTCCTCGTGACCGGTGGGCGCATCCTCCGACCGGACCACACCGTCGAGCGCGCGGACGTCCGCATCGACACCGACGGCTACATCGACGCAATCGGCGATCTCGAACAGACCGAACGCGACCAACCCCTCGACGCCGAAGGGAGTCTCGTCACGCCCGGCCTCGTCAACGGCCACGGTCACGCCGCGATGACCCTGCTCCGTGGCTACGCCGACGACAAGCCGCTTGACGCGTGGCTCCAGGAGGACATCTGGCCGACGGAGGCCGAACTCGGTCCGGAGGATATCGCCGCCGGCGCGCGGCTCGCGGCCGTCGAGATGATTCGCTCCGGCACGACCGCGTTCGCGGACATGTACTTCCACGTCCCCGAGTTGGTCGACGTAATCGACGAGACCGGGCTGCGCGCCCGCGTCGGCCACGGCGTCGTCACCGTCGGCAAGGACGAGGAAGCCGCTGCGGCCGACGTGGACGAGGCACTCGATATCGCCGCCGAGTACGACGGAGCCGCGGACGGTCGGGTCCGAACCGCCGTGATGCCACACGCACCCCACACCGTCGACACCGAGTCGCTCGAACGGCTCGTCGCCGGCGCAGACGAGCGCGACGTTCCCCTCCACTTCCACTTCAACGAGACCGAGTCGTACCTCGACCCCGACGGGACGGGCGAACGCCCCGGCGCGTACGCCGACCGCCTCGGCCTGCTGGACGACTCGTCGTGGGCCGCTCACGGCGTCCACCTGACCGGCGACGAAATCGACCGGCTCGCCGACACCGGGACGGCCGTCGTCCACTGTCCGGCCTCGAACATGAAACTCGCCTCCGGGCTCGCACCGGTCGAACGGCTGCGCGAGGCGGGCGTGACGGTCGCGCTCGGCACCGACGGCGCGGCTTCCAACAACGACCTCGACATGTTCGACGAGATGCGCGACGCCGCGATGGTCGGGAAGCTGGCCGCAGACGACGCGAGCGCCGTGCCCGCGAGCGCGGTCGTCGAGATGGCGACGCGGGCAGGGGCCGACGCGCTCGGGCTGCCGGGCGGGAGAATTGCGGAGGGCGAACCGGCCGACCTCGCGGTCGTCGACCTCTCGGGCGCGCATCTGACGCCGGAACACGACCTCGTGAGCCATCTCGCGTACGCCGCCCGCGGGAGCGACGTCCGCCACACCGTCTGTGACGGCGAGGTGTTGATGCGCGACGGGAAACTGTTGACGCTCGACCCCGCGGCCGTGAAACGCGAGGCGGACGAGCGCGCACGCGAGGCCGTCGAGCGGGCGTCGTGA
- the hisG gene encoding ATP phosphoribosyltransferase has protein sequence MRIAVPNKGRLHDPAVELLERAGLHIEGGADRKLYADTVDPDVSVLFARAADIPEYVDDGAAALGITGLDQVKESNVDLVDLLDLDFGRCRLVLAAPEDGDIESVDALANGTVATEFPNIARQYFADKPVSPEIVEVSGATELTPHVEIADAIIDITSTGTTLRMNRLAIVDEVLQSSVHLFATETVAEDPKVQQVATALESVLTADGKRYLMMNVPRKKLTEVEDVIPGMGGPTVMDIQDDRDNGDEMVAVHVVVNEREVFETITSLKAAGASDILVTEIERLVE, from the coding sequence ATGCGAATCGCCGTGCCCAACAAGGGCCGCCTTCACGACCCAGCCGTCGAACTGCTGGAACGCGCCGGACTCCACATCGAGGGCGGTGCGGACCGCAAGCTCTATGCCGATACTGTCGACCCCGACGTGTCCGTGCTGTTCGCCCGCGCCGCCGACATCCCCGAGTACGTCGACGACGGAGCCGCCGCGCTCGGCATCACCGGTCTCGACCAGGTGAAGGAGTCGAACGTCGACCTCGTCGACCTGCTGGATTTGGATTTCGGTCGCTGCCGACTCGTCCTCGCCGCGCCGGAAGACGGTGACATCGAGAGCGTCGACGCCCTCGCCAACGGCACCGTCGCCACCGAGTTCCCCAACATCGCCCGCCAGTACTTCGCGGACAAGCCCGTCTCCCCCGAAATCGTCGAGGTGTCGGGCGCGACGGAGCTCACCCCGCACGTCGAGATTGCCGACGCCATCATCGACATCACCTCCACGGGGACGACCCTCCGGATGAACCGACTCGCCATCGTGGACGAGGTGCTCCAGTCGTCGGTCCACCTCTTCGCGACCGAGACCGTCGCCGAGGACCCGAAGGTCCAGCAGGTCGCGACGGCGCTCGAATCCGTGCTCACCGCCGACGGGAAGCGCTATCTCATGATGAACGTCCCGCGCAAGAAGCTCACCGAAGTCGAGGACGTGATTCCGGGGATGGGGGGCCCGACCGTCATGGACATCCAGGACGACCGCGACAACGGCGACGAGATGGTGGCCGTCCACGTCGTCGTCAACGAGCGCGAGGTGTTCGAGACCATCACGAGCCTGAAGGCGGCCGGCGCGAGCGACATCCTCGTCACGGAAATCGAGCGACTCGTCGAGTAA